From the Streptomyces sp. NBC_01216 genome, the window CCCGCGGTCCGCCAGCGTCCGGCGGTTCGCCCTCGCCCGTCACCCACGCCCGGTTCACCTTTCACCCGTTTCCCGTCTCAAGCGTGGCACATCGCCCGCCGGGAGGGGCGTGGGAGCGGTCAGCAGCCGTTGTATCCGGCGGTGGGCATCGACAGACGGCGATGCACGCCGGCCTTGCCGGCCGCGTCGTACACGGGCTCGTCCAGGCCCACGGTCTCCAGCCGGACACCGCGCCGCTCGCACTCCGCGAAGAAGCCGGAGACGTCGGTCAACGCCCGGTTCAGGACGCGTTCGTTCGGGGCGACGAAGAGGTCCACCTCGCCCGCCTCGACATCGGCCCAGAGCGCGTCGTGGTCGGGGCGGATACCGTAGAAGAGCAGTTGCCGCGCCACCACGTAGCCCTTGTCGTGGACCCAGCGGGCACACATCGCGTGCTGGCTGCGGGTGTCGACCAGGAAGGGGTCGCTGTCGAGTTCCTCGAGCGGGGTGAGGCTGGCGATCGCCGCCACCCGAACATCGTCCATGGGACGACCCTACTCTCCGCGATCCGCGCGCAGGAGGGGGAACGGGGGGGCGCACGGCAGTGGTCCCGAGCGCCCCGGGCGCCGGAGGCGGGGTGGTCCCAGCACCTGCCGGGCCCGGGGCACGCCGCTCGCCCCCATGCGGCCCCGGGACCGCCCGCATCACCGGCCGGGGACCTCTACCCTCGTGGGAGGAGCCTCGCGAGGGGAGTCCCGTGGGCGAGCCCTCGTGAGGCCGGTCCTCGTGAGCGGAGTGCCGAAGGCGTCGACGGCGGGAAGGCGGGCGTACCGGTGGAGATCACCTGGTGGGGTCATGCCACGTGCACCATCGAGGACTCCGGGGTGCGTCTTCTCACCGATCCGCTGTTCGCTCGCCGGCTCGCGCATCTGCGCAGGCGGCGGGGTGCGCTGCCGCCGCCGGAGGCCGCGGTCGCCGAGGCGGTGCTCGTGTCCCACCTGCACGCCGACCATCTGCATCTGCCCTCGCTCGCGCGGCTCGCGCCGGGCACCCGGGTGTTCGTGCCGCGTGGCGCGCCACGCGCCGTGCCGGCGCTGCGGAGGCTCGACGGCCGGGGGCTGCGGCTCACCGAGATGGAGCCGGGCGACGAGGTGACGGTGGGCTCCGTGACGGTACGTGCGGTGCCGGCACTGCACGATGGGCGCCGGCTGCCGGTGGGGCCGCACCGCTCCCCCGCGCTCGGGTACGTCGTCCAGGGCGAGGCGCGGACGTACTTCGCCGGGGACACCGGCCTCTTCGACGCGATGGCGGACGCGGTCGGCCCGGTCGACGTGGCCCTGCTGCCGGTGGGCGGCTGGGGCCCCTACCTGGGGCACGGCCATCTCGACGCGGGACGGGCCGCACGGGCACTGGCGGAGCTGTCGCCCGCGGCGGCGGTGCCGGTGCACTACGGCACGTACTGGCCCATCGGTCTCGACGCGGTACGACCGCACGAGTTCCACGCGCCGGGCGACGACTTCGTCCGGCAGGCGGCGCGCCTCGCGCCGAAAGTCGCGGTACACCTGCTGGGTCACGGGGAACGGGTAAGGCCCGAGGTCGCCCGGTGATCGACGGAGTGATGCGGGTGGTGCGCGAGCTGCCGCCCGAGTCGACGCAGCAGGCGGTCGGCTATCCCTCGCTGTTCCTCCTGGTGGCGTTCGGCGCGCTGGTTCCGGTGGTCCCGACCGGCGCGATCGTCAGCTCGGCGGCCGTGGTCGCCTTCCACCACGGCACCCCGTACACGCTGTTCCTGGTCTTCGTGGTGTCGGCCTCCGCCGCGCTGCTGGGCGACGTGACGCTGTACTGGCTGGGGCAGCGCGGAGTCCGTTCGAGGAACGGCTCACGGTGGCTGGCGGCGCTGCGCGGACGGGCCGCCCCGGACCGGCTGGCCCAGGCACAGGCGCGGCTGGACACCCATCAGGTGTCGGTGCTGGTGCTCTCGCGGCTGCTTCCGGCCGGACGGATTCCGGTGATGCTGGCGTGTCTGCTGGCGCAGATGCCGCTGCGCCGATTCGTCCGGGGGGATCTTCCGGCCTGTCTGGCGTGGGCGGCGACGTACCAGCTGATCGGCATCCTGGGCGGCTCGCTGTTCCCCGAGGCGTGGCAGGGCGTGGTGGCGGCGGTGGGACTGACGGTGGTGATCAGCGGTGCTCCCGCACTGTGGCGGCGGCTCCGGGGGCCGCGCCCGGATCCGCCGGGGTCGTCACGGGGCGAGCACCCGTGAGCCGCCCACCGGCAGGTCCCACAGCTCCTCGCGGGGCAGCCCGGCCCGCTCCCAGGCGGCCCTGACCCTGGTCAGAGGTTCGAGGACCGGCTCGGAGGAGAGGACGAACGTCGCCCAGTGCATCGGCGCCATCCGGCGCGCTCCGAGGTCCTGGAAGGCACGGACGGCCTCTTCGGGGTCGGTGTGGACGTCGCTGAGCCACCAGCGCGGGTCGTAGGCACCGATGGGCAGGAGAGCGAGATCGATACCGGGGTGGCGGCGGCCGATCTCGGCGAAGCAGGGGCCGTAACCGGAGTCGCCGGCGAAGTACACCTGGCGTGCGGAGCGGTCGGTGAGCAGCCAGCCGCCCCACAGCGAGCGGCAGGTGTCGAGGAGGGTCCGCTTGGACCAGTGATGGGAAGGAACGAACTCGAAGCGGACACCGTCGAGTTCGGCGGCCTCCCACCAGTCGAGTTCGGTGACCCGGGTGTAGCGGCGGCGGGTGAACCAGCGGCCGAGTCCGGCGGGGACGAACAGGGGCGTGTCCCTGGGAAGGCGCCGGAGGGTGGGGGCGTCCAGGTGGTCGAAGTGGTTGTGGCTGATGACGACGGCGTCGACGGGCGGCAGGTCCTCCCAGCGGACACCGACCGGGGTGATCCGGGCGGGGGTGCCCAGGATGCGCCGGGACCAGACGGGGTCGGTGAGGACGGTGAGGCCGCCGGCGCGCAGGATCCAGCTGGCGTGGCCCGCCCAGGTGACGGCGAGGGTGTCGGGCCCGGCGGCGGGCAGCGGCCCG encodes:
- a CDS encoding MBL fold metallo-hydrolase; translated protein: MTEKTARPGRPPRTVRHGHTAPVLQPLGRIRYDWPRDFADRLTAPLPGVRALARLAREGAVRPRPDGLRDIPLLPFEPGPLPAAGPDTLAVTWAGHASWILRAGGLTVLTDPVWSRRILGTPARITPVGVRWEDLPPVDAVVISHNHFDHLDAPTLRRLPRDTPLFVPAGLGRWFTRRRYTRVTELDWWEAAELDGVRFEFVPSHHWSKRTLLDTCRSLWGGWLLTDRSARQVYFAGDSGYGPCFAEIGRRHPGIDLALLPIGAYDPRWWLSDVHTDPEEAVRAFQDLGARRMAPMHWATFVLSSEPVLEPLTRVRAAWERAGLPREELWDLPVGGSRVLAP
- a CDS encoding MBL fold metallo-hydrolase, whose amino-acid sequence is MEITWWGHATCTIEDSGVRLLTDPLFARRLAHLRRRRGALPPPEAAVAEAVLVSHLHADHLHLPSLARLAPGTRVFVPRGAPRAVPALRRLDGRGLRLTEMEPGDEVTVGSVTVRAVPALHDGRRLPVGPHRSPALGYVVQGEARTYFAGDTGLFDAMADAVGPVDVALLPVGGWGPYLGHGHLDAGRAARALAELSPAAAVPVHYGTYWPIGLDAVRPHEFHAPGDDFVRQAARLAPKVAVHLLGHGERVRPEVAR
- a CDS encoding DedA family protein: MRVVRELPPESTQQAVGYPSLFLLVAFGALVPVVPTGAIVSSAAVVAFHHGTPYTLFLVFVVSASAALLGDVTLYWLGQRGVRSRNGSRWLAALRGRAAPDRLAQAQARLDTHQVSVLVLSRLLPAGRIPVMLACLLAQMPLRRFVRGDLPACLAWAATYQLIGILGGSLFPEAWQGVVAAVGLTVVISGAPALWRRLRGPRPDPPGSSRGEHP